The Phocoena sinus isolate mPhoSin1 chromosome 12, mPhoSin1.pri, whole genome shotgun sequence genome includes a window with the following:
- the DSE gene encoding dermatan-sulfate epimerase isoform X4, translated as MYETSYRRGWGFQYLHNHQPTNCMALLTGSLVLMNQGYLQEAYLWTKQVLTIMEKSLVLLREVTDGSLYEGVAYGSYTTRSLFQYMFLVQRHFDINHFGHPWLKQHFAFMYRTILPGFQRTVAIADSNYNWFYGPESQLVFLDTFVMRNGSGNWLADQIRRNRVMEGPGTPSKGQRWCTLHTEFLWYDASLKSVPPPDFGTPALHYFEDWGVVTYGSALPAEINRSFLSFKSGKLGGRAIYDIVHRNKYRDWIKGWRNFNAGHEHPDQNSFTFAPNGVPFITEALYGPKYTFFNNVLMFSPAVSKSCFSPWEGQVTEDCSSKWSKYKHDLAASCQGRVVAAMEKNGVVFIRGEGVGAYNPQLHLKNVQRNLILLHPQLLLLVDQIHLGEDSPLETAASFFHNVDFSFEETVVDGVHGAFIRQRDGLYKMYWMDDTGYSEKGTFASVTYPRGYPYNGTNYVNVTTHLRSPITRAAYLFIGPSIDVQSFSIHGDSQQLDVFIATSEHAYATYLWTGETTEQLALAQVIADRQKILFDWSSAIKSTVVPEVKDYTAIVEQNLQHFKPVFQLLEKQILSRVRNTASFRKTAERLLRFSDKRQTEEAIDRIFAISQQQQQQQQSKSKKNRRRGGKRYKFVDAVPDIFAQIEVNEKKIRQKAQILAQKELPIDEDEEMKDLLDFADVTYEKHKNGDLMKGRFGQARMVTTTRSRAPALSASYTRLFLILNIAIFFVMLAMQLTYFQRAQSLHGQRCLYAVLLVDSCILLWLYSSCSQSQC; from the exons GGTATCTTCAGGAAGCTTACTTATGGACCAAACAAGTTCTGACCATCATGGAGAAGTCTCTTGTCTTGCTCCGAGAGGTGACAGATGGCTCCCTCTACGAAGGAGTTGCATATGGCAGCTACACCACTAGATCACTCTTCCAGTATATGTTTCTTGTTCAGAGGCACTTTGACATCAACCACTTTGGCCACCCATGGCTTAAACAACACTTTGCATTTATGTATAGAACCATCCTGCCAG GGTTTCAAAGAACTGTGGCTATTGCAGACTCAAATTACAACTGGTTCTATGGTCCAGAAAGCCAATTAGTGTTCCTGGACACATTTGTCATGCGTAACGGCAGTGGCAACTGGTTGGCTGACCAGATCAGAAGGAACCGTGTGATGGAAGGTCCAGGGACGCCTTCCAAAGGGCAGCGCTGGTGTACGCTTCACACAGAATTTCTCTG GTATGATGCCAGCTTGAAATCTGTCCCCCCTCCAGATTTTGGCACCCCAGCATTGCATTATTTTGAAGACTGGGGTGTTGTGACTTATGGAAGTGCGCTGCCTGCAGAAATCAATagatctttcctttccttcaagtCAGGAAAACTTGGGGGACGTGCAATATATGACATTGTCCACAGAAACAAATACAGAGACTGGATCAAAGGCTGGAGAAATTTTAATGCAGGGCATGAACATCCTGATCAAAActcctttacttttgctcccaaCGGTGTGCCTTTCATTACTGAGGCTCTCTATGGGCCAAAGTATACCTTCTTCAACAATGTTTTGATGTTTTCCCCAGCTGTGTCCAAGAGCTGCTTTTCTCCCTGGGAAGGTCAGGTCACAGAAGACTGTTCATCAAAATGGTCTAAATACAAGCATGACCTGGCAGCTAGCTGTCAGGGGAGAGTTGTTGCTGCAATGGAGAAAAATGGTGTGGTTTTCATCCGAGGAGAGGGTGTGGGCGCTTATAACCCCCAGCTCCATCTGAAGAACGTTCAGAGGAATCTGATCCTCCTGCATCCACAGCTTCTTCTCCTCGTGGATCAGATACACCTGGGAGAGGACAGCCCCTTGGAGACAGCAGCAAGCTTCTTCCACaatgtggatttttcttttgagGAGACAGTGGTAGATGGGGTCCATGGGGCTTTCATCAGGCAGCGAGATGGGCTCTATAAAATGTACTGGATGGATGATACTGGCTACAGTGAGAAAGGAACCTTTGCTTCAGTGACATACCCTCGGGGCTATCCCTACAACGGGACCAACTATGTGAATGTCACCACACACCTCCGAAGTCCCATCACCAGGGCAGCTTACCTCTTCATAGGGCCCTCCATAGATGTTCAGAGCTTCAGCATCCACGGAGACTCTCAGCAGCTGGATGTGTTCATAGCCACCAGTGAGCATGCCTACGCCACTTACCTGTGGACAGGTGAGACTACAGAACAGTTGGCCTTGGCACAGGTCATTGCCGACCGTCAGAAAATTCTGTTTGACTGGAGTTCAGCCATCAAGAGCACCGTTGTCCCTGAGGTGAAGGACTACACCGCTATTGTGGAACAGAACCTGCAGCATTTTAAGCCAGTGTTCCAGCTGCTGGAGAAGCAGATCCTGTCCCGAGTCCGGAACACAGCCAGCTTTAGGAAGACTGCTGAGCGCCTGCTGAGGTTTTCAGATAAGAGACAGACTGAGGAGGCCATCGACAGGATTTTTGCCATAtcacagcaacagcagcagcagcagcaaagcaAGTCCAAGAAAAACCGAAGGAGGGGAGGCAAGCGCTATAAATTTGTGGATGCCGTCCCTGATATTTTTGCACAGATTGAAGTCAATGAAAAAAAGATTCGACAGAAAGCTCAGATTTTGGCACAGAAAGAACTGCCCATAGatgaagatgaagaaatgaaagaccttttagattttgcagatgtaacaTATGAGAAACACAAAAATGGTGATTTGATGAAAGGCCGGTTTGGACAGGCTCGGATGGTGACGACGACTCGCAGCCGAGCCCCAGCACTGTCTGCTTCGTATACCAGGCTGTTCCTGATTCTGAACATCGCGATTTTCTTTGTCATGTTGGCAATGCAACTGACTTATTTCCAGAGGGCCCAGAGCCTACATGGTCAAAGATGTCTTTATGCAGTCCTTCTAGTAGATAGCTGTATTTTATTATGGTTGTACTCTTCTTGTTCCCAATCACAGTGTTAG
- the DSE gene encoding dermatan-sulfate epimerase isoform X6: protein MDQTSSDHHGEVSCLAPRGFQRTVAIADSNYNWFYGPESQLVFLDTFVMRNGSGNWLADQIRRNRVMEGPGTPSKGQRWCTLHTEFLWYDASLKSVPPPDFGTPALHYFEDWGVVTYGSALPAEINRSFLSFKSGKLGGRAIYDIVHRNKYRDWIKGWRNFNAGHEHPDQNSFTFAPNGVPFITEALYGPKYTFFNNVLMFSPAVSKSCFSPWEGQVTEDCSSKWSKYKHDLAASCQGRVVAAMEKNGVVFIRGEGVGAYNPQLHLKNVQRNLILLHPQLLLLVDQIHLGEDSPLETAASFFHNVDFSFEETVVDGVHGAFIRQRDGLYKMYWMDDTGYSEKGTFASVTYPRGYPYNGTNYVNVTTHLRSPITRAAYLFIGPSIDVQSFSIHGDSQQLDVFIATSEHAYATYLWTGETTEQLALAQVIADRQKILFDWSSAIKSTVVPEVKDYTAIVEQNLQHFKPVFQLLEKQILSRVRNTASFRKTAERLLRFSDKRQTEEAIDRIFAISQQQQQQQQSKSKKNRRRGGKRYKFVDAVPDIFAQIEVNEKKIRQKAQILAQKELPIDEDEEMKDLLDFADVTYEKHKNGDLMKGRFGQARMVTTTRSRAPALSASYTRLFLILNIAIFFVMLAMQLTYFQRAQSLHGQRCLYAVLLVDSCILLWLYSSCSQSQC, encoded by the exons ATGGACCAAACAAGTTCTGACCATCATGGAGAAGTCTCTTGTCTTGCTCCGAGAG GGTTTCAAAGAACTGTGGCTATTGCAGACTCAAATTACAACTGGTTCTATGGTCCAGAAAGCCAATTAGTGTTCCTGGACACATTTGTCATGCGTAACGGCAGTGGCAACTGGTTGGCTGACCAGATCAGAAGGAACCGTGTGATGGAAGGTCCAGGGACGCCTTCCAAAGGGCAGCGCTGGTGTACGCTTCACACAGAATTTCTCTG GTATGATGCCAGCTTGAAATCTGTCCCCCCTCCAGATTTTGGCACCCCAGCATTGCATTATTTTGAAGACTGGGGTGTTGTGACTTATGGAAGTGCGCTGCCTGCAGAAATCAATagatctttcctttccttcaagtCAGGAAAACTTGGGGGACGTGCAATATATGACATTGTCCACAGAAACAAATACAGAGACTGGATCAAAGGCTGGAGAAATTTTAATGCAGGGCATGAACATCCTGATCAAAActcctttacttttgctcccaaCGGTGTGCCTTTCATTACTGAGGCTCTCTATGGGCCAAAGTATACCTTCTTCAACAATGTTTTGATGTTTTCCCCAGCTGTGTCCAAGAGCTGCTTTTCTCCCTGGGAAGGTCAGGTCACAGAAGACTGTTCATCAAAATGGTCTAAATACAAGCATGACCTGGCAGCTAGCTGTCAGGGGAGAGTTGTTGCTGCAATGGAGAAAAATGGTGTGGTTTTCATCCGAGGAGAGGGTGTGGGCGCTTATAACCCCCAGCTCCATCTGAAGAACGTTCAGAGGAATCTGATCCTCCTGCATCCACAGCTTCTTCTCCTCGTGGATCAGATACACCTGGGAGAGGACAGCCCCTTGGAGACAGCAGCAAGCTTCTTCCACaatgtggatttttcttttgagGAGACAGTGGTAGATGGGGTCCATGGGGCTTTCATCAGGCAGCGAGATGGGCTCTATAAAATGTACTGGATGGATGATACTGGCTACAGTGAGAAAGGAACCTTTGCTTCAGTGACATACCCTCGGGGCTATCCCTACAACGGGACCAACTATGTGAATGTCACCACACACCTCCGAAGTCCCATCACCAGGGCAGCTTACCTCTTCATAGGGCCCTCCATAGATGTTCAGAGCTTCAGCATCCACGGAGACTCTCAGCAGCTGGATGTGTTCATAGCCACCAGTGAGCATGCCTACGCCACTTACCTGTGGACAGGTGAGACTACAGAACAGTTGGCCTTGGCACAGGTCATTGCCGACCGTCAGAAAATTCTGTTTGACTGGAGTTCAGCCATCAAGAGCACCGTTGTCCCTGAGGTGAAGGACTACACCGCTATTGTGGAACAGAACCTGCAGCATTTTAAGCCAGTGTTCCAGCTGCTGGAGAAGCAGATCCTGTCCCGAGTCCGGAACACAGCCAGCTTTAGGAAGACTGCTGAGCGCCTGCTGAGGTTTTCAGATAAGAGACAGACTGAGGAGGCCATCGACAGGATTTTTGCCATAtcacagcaacagcagcagcagcagcaaagcaAGTCCAAGAAAAACCGAAGGAGGGGAGGCAAGCGCTATAAATTTGTGGATGCCGTCCCTGATATTTTTGCACAGATTGAAGTCAATGAAAAAAAGATTCGACAGAAAGCTCAGATTTTGGCACAGAAAGAACTGCCCATAGatgaagatgaagaaatgaaagaccttttagattttgcagatgtaacaTATGAGAAACACAAAAATGGTGATTTGATGAAAGGCCGGTTTGGACAGGCTCGGATGGTGACGACGACTCGCAGCCGAGCCCCAGCACTGTCTGCTTCGTATACCAGGCTGTTCCTGATTCTGAACATCGCGATTTTCTTTGTCATGTTGGCAATGCAACTGACTTATTTCCAGAGGGCCCAGAGCCTACATGGTCAAAGATGTCTTTATGCAGTCCTTCTAGTAGATAGCTGTATTTTATTATGGTTGTACTCTTCTTGTTCCCAATCACAGTGTTAG
- the DSE gene encoding dermatan-sulfate epimerase isoform X5: MEKSLVLLREVTDGSLYEGVAYGSYTTRSLFQYMFLVQRHFDINHFGHPWLKQHFAFMYRTILPGFQRTVAIADSNYNWFYGPESQLVFLDTFVMRNGSGNWLADQIRRNRVMEGPGTPSKGQRWCTLHTEFLWYDASLKSVPPPDFGTPALHYFEDWGVVTYGSALPAEINRSFLSFKSGKLGGRAIYDIVHRNKYRDWIKGWRNFNAGHEHPDQNSFTFAPNGVPFITEALYGPKYTFFNNVLMFSPAVSKSCFSPWEGQVTEDCSSKWSKYKHDLAASCQGRVVAAMEKNGVVFIRGEGVGAYNPQLHLKNVQRNLILLHPQLLLLVDQIHLGEDSPLETAASFFHNVDFSFEETVVDGVHGAFIRQRDGLYKMYWMDDTGYSEKGTFASVTYPRGYPYNGTNYVNVTTHLRSPITRAAYLFIGPSIDVQSFSIHGDSQQLDVFIATSEHAYATYLWTGETTEQLALAQVIADRQKILFDWSSAIKSTVVPEVKDYTAIVEQNLQHFKPVFQLLEKQILSRVRNTASFRKTAERLLRFSDKRQTEEAIDRIFAISQQQQQQQQSKSKKNRRRGGKRYKFVDAVPDIFAQIEVNEKKIRQKAQILAQKELPIDEDEEMKDLLDFADVTYEKHKNGDLMKGRFGQARMVTTTRSRAPALSASYTRLFLILNIAIFFVMLAMQLTYFQRAQSLHGQRCLYAVLLVDSCILLWLYSSCSQSQC; the protein is encoded by the exons ATGGAGAAGTCTCTTGTCTTGCTCCGAGAGGTGACAGATGGCTCCCTCTACGAAGGAGTTGCATATGGCAGCTACACCACTAGATCACTCTTCCAGTATATGTTTCTTGTTCAGAGGCACTTTGACATCAACCACTTTGGCCACCCATGGCTTAAACAACACTTTGCATTTATGTATAGAACCATCCTGCCAG GGTTTCAAAGAACTGTGGCTATTGCAGACTCAAATTACAACTGGTTCTATGGTCCAGAAAGCCAATTAGTGTTCCTGGACACATTTGTCATGCGTAACGGCAGTGGCAACTGGTTGGCTGACCAGATCAGAAGGAACCGTGTGATGGAAGGTCCAGGGACGCCTTCCAAAGGGCAGCGCTGGTGTACGCTTCACACAGAATTTCTCTG GTATGATGCCAGCTTGAAATCTGTCCCCCCTCCAGATTTTGGCACCCCAGCATTGCATTATTTTGAAGACTGGGGTGTTGTGACTTATGGAAGTGCGCTGCCTGCAGAAATCAATagatctttcctttccttcaagtCAGGAAAACTTGGGGGACGTGCAATATATGACATTGTCCACAGAAACAAATACAGAGACTGGATCAAAGGCTGGAGAAATTTTAATGCAGGGCATGAACATCCTGATCAAAActcctttacttttgctcccaaCGGTGTGCCTTTCATTACTGAGGCTCTCTATGGGCCAAAGTATACCTTCTTCAACAATGTTTTGATGTTTTCCCCAGCTGTGTCCAAGAGCTGCTTTTCTCCCTGGGAAGGTCAGGTCACAGAAGACTGTTCATCAAAATGGTCTAAATACAAGCATGACCTGGCAGCTAGCTGTCAGGGGAGAGTTGTTGCTGCAATGGAGAAAAATGGTGTGGTTTTCATCCGAGGAGAGGGTGTGGGCGCTTATAACCCCCAGCTCCATCTGAAGAACGTTCAGAGGAATCTGATCCTCCTGCATCCACAGCTTCTTCTCCTCGTGGATCAGATACACCTGGGAGAGGACAGCCCCTTGGAGACAGCAGCAAGCTTCTTCCACaatgtggatttttcttttgagGAGACAGTGGTAGATGGGGTCCATGGGGCTTTCATCAGGCAGCGAGATGGGCTCTATAAAATGTACTGGATGGATGATACTGGCTACAGTGAGAAAGGAACCTTTGCTTCAGTGACATACCCTCGGGGCTATCCCTACAACGGGACCAACTATGTGAATGTCACCACACACCTCCGAAGTCCCATCACCAGGGCAGCTTACCTCTTCATAGGGCCCTCCATAGATGTTCAGAGCTTCAGCATCCACGGAGACTCTCAGCAGCTGGATGTGTTCATAGCCACCAGTGAGCATGCCTACGCCACTTACCTGTGGACAGGTGAGACTACAGAACAGTTGGCCTTGGCACAGGTCATTGCCGACCGTCAGAAAATTCTGTTTGACTGGAGTTCAGCCATCAAGAGCACCGTTGTCCCTGAGGTGAAGGACTACACCGCTATTGTGGAACAGAACCTGCAGCATTTTAAGCCAGTGTTCCAGCTGCTGGAGAAGCAGATCCTGTCCCGAGTCCGGAACACAGCCAGCTTTAGGAAGACTGCTGAGCGCCTGCTGAGGTTTTCAGATAAGAGACAGACTGAGGAGGCCATCGACAGGATTTTTGCCATAtcacagcaacagcagcagcagcagcaaagcaAGTCCAAGAAAAACCGAAGGAGGGGAGGCAAGCGCTATAAATTTGTGGATGCCGTCCCTGATATTTTTGCACAGATTGAAGTCAATGAAAAAAAGATTCGACAGAAAGCTCAGATTTTGGCACAGAAAGAACTGCCCATAGatgaagatgaagaaatgaaagaccttttagattttgcagatgtaacaTATGAGAAACACAAAAATGGTGATTTGATGAAAGGCCGGTTTGGACAGGCTCGGATGGTGACGACGACTCGCAGCCGAGCCCCAGCACTGTCTGCTTCGTATACCAGGCTGTTCCTGATTCTGAACATCGCGATTTTCTTTGTCATGTTGGCAATGCAACTGACTTATTTCCAGAGGGCCCAGAGCCTACATGGTCAAAGATGTCTTTATGCAGTCCTTCTAGTAGATAGCTGTATTTTATTATGGTTGTACTCTTCTTGTTCCCAATCACAGTGTTAG